One region of Chryseobacterium muglaense genomic DNA includes:
- a CDS encoding SanA/YdcF family protein, whose protein sequence is MRIIRNIVKLFFVSVEIVFLLICLSNAWVFGLTNGRTYTKISKIPPREVALVLGTSPRMRSGLSNPYFTKRMDATALLYHHGKIKKIIVSGEKSKGYNEPAAMKNYLIYQEGVPEEIIMEDPEGFNTYKSILRCKDVYKKKNVIIVSQGFHNLRALFFARNNNMNALGFDAQDVTKPESYYRNQSREILARVAAVVYFVLGISSD, encoded by the coding sequence TTGAGAATAATCAGAAACATAGTCAAATTATTTTTTGTGTCAGTAGAAATTGTTTTTCTTCTGATATGTTTATCTAATGCCTGGGTTTTCGGTCTTACCAATGGAAGAACGTATACCAAGATTTCAAAAATTCCGCCCAGAGAAGTTGCTTTGGTTTTAGGAACATCACCAAGAATGCGTTCCGGGCTTTCTAATCCGTATTTTACCAAAAGAATGGATGCGACCGCACTGTTGTACCATCATGGGAAAATTAAAAAAATTATCGTAAGCGGCGAAAAAAGTAAAGGGTATAACGAACCTGCCGCGATGAAAAATTATCTTATTTATCAAGAAGGTGTTCCTGAAGAAATTATCATGGAAGATCCTGAAGGTTTTAATACTTACAAAAGTATTTTGCGCTGTAAAGATGTTTATAAAAAGAAAAATGTAATTATCGTTTCTCAAGGCTTTCACAATTTAAGAGCATTGTTTTTTGCTAGAAACAATAATATGAATGCTTTAGGTTTTGATGCGCAGGATGTTACAAAACCAGAGAGTTACTACAGAAACCAATCCCGAGAAATCCTCGCAAGAGTGGCTGCTGTAGTTTATTTTGTTTTAGGAATCTCTTCAGATTAA
- a CDS encoding ferredoxin--NADP reductase, with product MEQQIYKGKLTQFHRLKITKKEKLTKNTFALELEIPEDLKENFTFEAGQFVSVKFNAQGKEVINDYSMTSAPYEKKIALGIKINSENGATAMLYNNYDVGDELLVSEPSGRFTLVSKPSEFRTIVGFAAGIGITPILSHFKNILHNEPRTRLFLFLGNKSSEELIYRELLDNLARQHPNRLQIFYFYSQEKTADQFFYGRLDGKKLNLIINQILHLDDTDEESTIWDAVDEVLICGKGEMIKTLANACYHHGIPKKNIHFELFEEFNDDIYPVEKEFPLIENVQVDFQLLGKNYQTVLSNNKEKILQQLLIQKFPVPYSCKSGICGSCECTVEEGEVELLENEYLTEKEEAHGKILACMSIAKTKKIKLNFDFN from the coding sequence ATGGAACAACAAATCTATAAAGGGAAACTCACGCAGTTTCATCGGTTAAAAATAACTAAAAAAGAAAAGCTGACCAAAAATACTTTTGCTTTGGAGCTTGAAATCCCGGAGGATTTAAAAGAAAATTTCACGTTTGAAGCAGGACAATTTGTAAGTGTAAAATTCAATGCTCAAGGAAAAGAAGTCATTAATGATTACTCAATGACTTCTGCTCCCTATGAAAAAAAAATAGCTCTAGGAATTAAAATCAATTCCGAAAACGGTGCAACCGCAATGCTTTATAACAATTATGATGTTGGTGATGAATTGCTTGTGAGTGAACCCAGCGGAAGATTTACTTTAGTTTCTAAACCCAGCGAATTCAGAACGATTGTAGGTTTTGCAGCAGGAATTGGAATTACCCCCATTTTAAGTCATTTTAAAAATATTCTTCATAACGAACCCAGAACGAGATTGTTTCTTTTTCTTGGAAACAAAAGCTCTGAAGAACTTATTTATCGTGAACTTTTAGATAATCTTGCAAGACAACACCCAAACAGATTACAAATTTTCTATTTTTATTCGCAGGAAAAAACTGCCGACCAATTTTTTTATGGAAGATTAGATGGTAAAAAATTAAACTTAATTATCAATCAAATTCTGCATCTGGATGATACTGATGAAGAATCTACGATTTGGGATGCCGTTGACGAAGTTTTAATTTGTGGAAAAGGGGAGATGATAAAAACTTTGGCGAATGCATGTTATCACCACGGAATTCCGAAAAAGAACATTCATTTTGAGTTGTTTGAAGAATTTAATGATGACATTTATCCCGTAGAAAAAGAATTTCCATTGATAGAAAATGTACAGGTAGATTTTCAGCTTTTAGGAAAAAACTATCAGACTGTACTTTCAAATAACAAAGAAAAAATTCTTCAGCAGCTTTTAATTCAAAAATTTCCGGTTCCTTATTCTTGTAAATCAGGAATTTGTGGAAGCTGCGAATGTACTGTAGAAGAGGGTGAAGTAGAGCTTTTAGAAAACGAATATCTTACTGAAAAAGAGGAAGCTCATGGGAAAATATTAGCGTGTATGTCAATTGCAAAAACTAAGAAAATAAAGCTTAACTTTGATTTCAATTGA
- a CDS encoding TlpA family protein disulfide reductase, producing the protein MKKIILTTLLATALISCKKEAEKTEENSSVTDSTNIQDTAQPETANISLKSVSIQQTADFLQKKNDTLYVTNFFATWCGPCVKEIPHFKKKIEELKDQPVKITFVSLDQKDIWNTEVPRFTLEHGIQNHTVLLDSQLLDGNFFTSNFKEWTGNAIPFTFMRKGDKTDETLGMISEEQLNEKISSLLK; encoded by the coding sequence ATGAAAAAAATAATTTTGACTACTCTTTTAGCTACTGCATTGATTAGTTGTAAAAAAGAAGCTGAAAAAACGGAAGAAAATAGTAGCGTAACAGACTCCACAAACATTCAGGATACTGCACAACCAGAAACGGCAAATATTTCTTTAAAATCGGTTTCTATACAACAAACTGCCGACTTTTTACAAAAGAAAAACGATACGTTATATGTTACCAATTTTTTTGCAACCTGGTGTGGACCGTGTGTGAAAGAAATTCCTCATTTTAAAAAGAAAATTGAAGAACTGAAAGATCAACCTGTAAAAATTACTTTTGTAAGCTTAGATCAAAAAGATATTTGGAATACTGAAGTTCCTCGTTTTACTTTAGAGCACGGTATTCAGAATCATACTGTTCTTTTAGACAGCCAACTTTTAGACGGAAACTTTTTCACAAGTAATTTTAAAGAATGGACAGGAAATGCAATTCCGTTTACATTTATGAGAAAAGGTGATAAAACTGACGAAACATTGGGAATGATAAGTGAAGAACAGCTCAACGAAAAAATTTCTTCTCTTTTAAAATAA
- a CDS encoding FecCD family ABC transporter permease: MSKKFKILCFFLLIAVILTAIVNLNTGFLSLNLQDFFLESTNSQIAEIRVNRVLVMLLAGISIPTSGFLMQEYFQNPLAGPDILGITSVASLSVAFYIFFSHDILLPEFLQNSFLSLSAIIGSLVLMLVLLSMSNKFQDKSYLIIFGFLVSAFAGAIVSLLQFYAENQSLKNYILWSFGANNMVSKNQIIVLSILVFIGLFICFKTIKPLIGNSLGSSYAQSLGVNLNHLKLMIIIASSLLSASVTAFLGPILFIGIIVPHFCRLIYNPAKLWQQWILNMFLGMLMMLFFSVVAEKTQIPLNVISSVFGIPVILMMLLKQNKV; the protein is encoded by the coding sequence ATGTCTAAAAAATTTAAAATCCTGTGTTTCTTTTTACTAATTGCAGTTATTTTGACAGCGATTGTTAATCTGAATACAGGATTTTTGTCTTTAAATCTTCAGGATTTTTTCCTGGAATCTACCAACAGTCAGATTGCAGAAATTCGTGTAAATCGTGTTTTAGTAATGCTTTTAGCTGGGATTTCAATTCCAACTTCGGGTTTTCTGATGCAGGAATATTTTCAGAATCCTCTTGCCGGACCGGATATTTTAGGAATAACTTCTGTTGCAAGCTTATCTGTTGCATTTTATATTTTCTTTTCGCATGATATTTTACTGCCTGAATTTCTTCAAAACAGCTTTTTAAGTTTATCTGCAATTATCGGAAGTTTAGTGTTGATGCTTGTTCTGCTGTCGATGTCAAATAAATTTCAGGATAAATCTTATCTTATAATTTTTGGTTTTTTGGTCTCGGCTTTTGCCGGAGCTATTGTTTCGTTGCTTCAGTTTTATGCAGAAAATCAAAGCTTAAAAAACTATATTTTATGGTCTTTTGGTGCTAATAATATGGTCTCAAAAAATCAAATCATTGTTCTTTCTATTTTAGTTTTTATTGGATTATTTATTTGTTTTAAAACGATAAAACCTTTAATCGGAAATTCTCTCGGTAGTTCATATGCGCAAAGTTTAGGAGTTAATTTGAATCATCTGAAATTAATGATAATTATTGCTTCTTCTCTACTTTCTGCTTCTGTTACTGCGTTTTTAGGACCAATATTATTTATCGGAATCATTGTTCCTCACTTTTGCAGATTGATTTACAACCCGGCAAAACTTTGGCAACAATGGATTTTGAATATGTTTTTGGGAATGCTAATGATGTTATTCTTCTCAGTTGTTGCTGAAAAAACGCAGATTCCTTTGAATGTAATTAGTTCAGTTTTTGGTATTCCTGTAATTTTAATGATGCTTTTGAAGCAAAATAAAGTGTAA
- a CDS encoding GxxExxY protein, whose translation MTENELSKIVFETGLKIHKKLGAGLFEHVYEECLFYELTKAGLVVEKQKLLPIIYEELKIENAFRLDMIVENKLILEIKTVEYINTIHKAQLLTYLKMTNCKLGLLLNFQSDVFKNGVTRIVNFL comes from the coding sequence ATGACAGAAAATGAATTATCAAAAATTGTTTTTGAAACAGGATTAAAAATTCATAAAAAGCTCGGAGCCGGATTATTCGAACACGTTTATGAAGAATGTCTATTTTATGAATTAACAAAAGCAGGGTTAGTTGTTGAAAAACAAAAGCTACTTCCAATTATCTATGAAGAATTAAAAATTGAAAACGCTTTCAGATTAGATATGATTGTTGAAAATAAATTAATTTTAGAAATAAAAACCGTTGAGTATATTAATACAATTCATAAAGCTCAACTTTTAACGTATTTAAAAATGACAAATTGTAAATTAGGATTATTATTAAATTTTCAATCTGATGTTTTCAAAAATGGAGTAACAAGAATCGTAAACTTTTTATAA
- a CDS encoding ABC transporter ATP-binding protein, with protein MHLQINQADIGYDKTLISNANASLNLGDVCLLIGNNGVGKTTLIKSILHQNPLLNGEILINNKNIKLLSVKEIAENIAIVFSKAVIPQNFTVEDLISLGKYIYYPFYFELKKEDREEVSNIISELDLEQYKNTPLKNLSDGNLQKAFIGRALTQNSPIIILDEPTTHLDEKNKIIILKTLRKLAKEQNKLILFSSHDWRLAKEFADKIWYVKNQQLFSGIVEDVLLKHDELTNASLFQVNKNFVAPSIISPEIQKEMLYSLLQKNFQKDLSLFQFKYNNTFWEILYKNEIFKCESFEEIVILVSKLH; from the coding sequence ATGCACCTACAAATAAACCAAGCCGATATCGGCTACGATAAAACCTTAATTTCAAATGCCAATGCATCTTTGAATTTGGGAGACGTTTGCCTGCTGATTGGAAATAACGGTGTTGGGAAAACAACTTTAATCAAATCAATTCTTCATCAAAATCCTTTATTAAATGGTGAAATTTTAATTAATAATAAAAACATAAAGCTTTTATCGGTAAAAGAAATTGCTGAAAATATTGCGATTGTCTTTTCTAAAGCGGTCATTCCACAGAATTTTACAGTTGAAGATTTAATTTCTTTGGGGAAATACATTTATTATCCTTTTTATTTTGAACTTAAAAAAGAAGACCGGGAAGAAGTTTCAAATATTATTTCAGAGTTAGATTTAGAGCAATACAAAAATACCCCTTTAAAAAATCTCTCTGACGGAAATCTCCAAAAAGCCTTTATTGGAAGAGCATTAACGCAGAACTCTCCTATTATTATCTTAGATGAACCAACAACTCATTTGGATGAAAAAAATAAAATAATCATTCTAAAAACACTTCGGAAACTTGCCAAAGAACAAAATAAACTGATTTTATTTTCTTCACACGATTGGCGTTTGGCAAAAGAATTTGCCGACAAAATTTGGTATGTTAAAAACCAGCAACTGTTTTCTGGGATTGTAGAAGATGTTTTATTGAAACATGATGAGCTGACCAATGCTTCTTTATTCCAGGTGAATAAAAATTTTGTAGCTCCTTCCATTATTTCGCCAGAAATTCAAAAAGAAATGCTCTATTCTTTATTGCAAAAAAACTTTCAAAAAGACCTTTCTTTATTTCAATTTAAATATAACAACACATTTTGGGAGATTTTGTATAAAAATGAAATCTTCAAATGCGAATCTTTTGAAGAAATCGTAATTTTAGTTTCAAAGCTTCATTAA
- a CDS encoding MarR family winged helix-turn-helix transcriptional regulator, translated as MDNNKEKTENVDLILKQTWLAVSKMYTELAQEHDSTAVQALTLLKIDPKEGTRSTNLGPKMAIEPTSLTRIIKLLEDNGYIYKEKTTTDKREVIIKLTDKGLSSRNMSKEVVVNFNKKVMEKIAPDKLETFKEVMTEIMKIATDLNHRK; from the coding sequence ATGGATAATAATAAAGAGAAAACAGAAAATGTAGACCTCATTCTAAAACAGACCTGGTTGGCTGTTTCTAAAATGTATACTGAGCTAGCACAAGAACACGATTCTACGGCAGTTCAGGCGTTAACATTATTGAAAATTGACCCTAAAGAAGGGACGAGAAGTACCAATTTGGGTCCGAAAATGGCAATTGAGCCCACTTCCCTCACAAGGATTATTAAACTCCTTGAAGACAACGGATATATCTACAAAGAAAAGACAACTACCGATAAACGAGAAGTGATTATCAAACTTACCGATAAAGGATTAAGCTCAAGAAACATGTCGAAAGAAGTGGTGGTAAACTTCAACAAAAAAGTGATGGAGAAAATTGCTCCCGATAAGTTGGAAACCTTCAAAGAAGTAATGACTGAAATTATGAAAATTGCTACCGACTTAAATCACAGAAAATAA
- a CDS encoding 3-hydroxyacyl-CoA dehydrogenase/enoyl-CoA hydratase family protein: MKRRIKHVTVLGSGIMGSGIAAHFANIGVQVSLLDIVPFELNEAEHKKGLTKDDKAVRNRIASENFEKLKKASPALLYSPKFAERIKVGNFDDDLAKIKDTDWIIEVVVERLDIKKSVYEKIEQFRKPGTLVSSNTSGIPINMLVEGRSDDFKHYFAGTHFFNPVRYLPLLEIIPTTDTSPEIIDFYMNYGAKFLGKTTVLAKDTPAFIANRIGVFSMMDLLHNVQKLGLNVSDVDKLTGPVIGRPKSATFRTADVVGLDTLVMVANGVRNSGAEANDFNNVFALPDYIQKMVDNKWLGSKTEQGFYKKVKGADGKSEIHGLNLDTLEYELQGKSSFPTLELTKNIDKPIDRFKVLIGGKDKAGELYRKSLGALFAYVSHKVPEISDEVYKIDDAMRAGFGWENGPFEIWDAVGVQRGIELAKEAGYEVSDWVKNVESFYKVNEDGQSIYVDKNSGEYNKIPGQDAFIILDNIRKNKTLWSNSGSSIEDLGDGIINFEIRSKMNSLGGEVLDGLNRAIDLAEKEYDGLVIGNQGTNFSVGANLAMILMMAIEQDWDDLNMAIAYFQKSMMRVRYSSIPVVVAPHGMTLGGGCEMTMHADRVVAAAETYIGLVETGVGVIPGGGGTKEFALRTSREFHSDDVKNNRLREAFMNIAMGKVATSAYEAYDMGILEKGKDIVVVDKKRQIAEAKKVAKLLAEQGYTQPIEQTVKVLGKDALGMFYVGTDQMLTGNFISEHDKKIADKLANVLVGGNLSEPTVVTEQYLLNLERETFLQLCGERKTLERIQFMLQKGKPLRN; this comes from the coding sequence ATGAAAAGAAGAATCAAACACGTAACGGTATTAGGTTCAGGAATTATGGGAAGCGGTATCGCTGCACATTTTGCCAATATTGGTGTGCAGGTTTCACTGCTCGATATTGTTCCGTTTGAATTGAATGAAGCCGAACATAAAAAAGGTTTGACCAAAGATGACAAAGCTGTTCGTAACAGAATTGCTTCAGAAAACTTTGAAAAACTGAAAAAAGCAAGTCCTGCACTACTCTATTCTCCCAAATTTGCGGAGCGTATTAAAGTAGGAAATTTTGATGATGATTTAGCGAAAATAAAAGACACCGATTGGATTATTGAAGTTGTCGTTGAAAGACTTGACATCAAAAAATCAGTCTATGAAAAAATTGAACAGTTCAGAAAACCAGGAACTTTAGTTTCTTCAAACACTTCCGGTATTCCGATTAATATGTTGGTGGAAGGAAGAAGCGATGATTTTAAACATTATTTTGCAGGAACACATTTCTTTAATCCGGTAAGATATCTTCCCCTTTTAGAAATTATTCCTACAACCGATACATCTCCTGAAATCATTGATTTCTACATGAATTACGGAGCTAAATTCTTAGGTAAAACAACCGTTTTAGCAAAAGATACTCCTGCATTTATTGCCAACAGAATCGGGGTTTTCTCGATGATGGATCTGCTTCATAATGTTCAGAAATTAGGTTTAAACGTTTCCGATGTAGATAAATTAACAGGCCCGGTTATCGGTCGTCCAAAATCAGCAACGTTCAGAACTGCTGATGTTGTAGGTTTAGATACTTTGGTAATGGTTGCAAACGGTGTTCGAAACAGTGGCGCCGAAGCGAATGATTTCAACAATGTTTTTGCCCTTCCTGATTATATTCAGAAAATGGTAGATAACAAATGGTTAGGTTCAAAAACTGAACAAGGTTTCTATAAAAAAGTGAAAGGCGCAGACGGAAAATCTGAAATTCACGGATTAAATCTTGATACGTTAGAATACGAACTTCAAGGTAAATCTTCTTTCCCAACTTTAGAATTAACTAAAAATATCGACAAACCAATTGACAGATTCAAAGTCTTAATTGGTGGAAAAGATAAAGCTGGAGAGCTTTACAGAAAATCTTTGGGAGCATTATTCGCTTATGTTTCGCATAAAGTTCCTGAAATTTCGGATGAAGTTTACAAAATCGATGATGCAATGCGAGCTGGTTTCGGTTGGGAAAACGGACCGTTTGAAATTTGGGATGCTGTTGGTGTTCAAAGAGGTATTGAATTAGCTAAAGAAGCAGGTTACGAAGTTTCAGACTGGGTGAAAAATGTAGAATCTTTCTATAAAGTAAATGAGGACGGACAAAGCATTTATGTTGATAAAAATTCAGGAGAATATAACAAAATTCCTGGGCAGGATGCTTTCATTATTTTAGATAATATCAGAAAAAACAAGACACTTTGGAGCAATTCAGGTTCTTCAATTGAAGATTTAGGCGACGGAATTATCAATTTTGAAATCCGTTCTAAAATGAATTCTTTGGGTGGTGAAGTTTTAGATGGATTAAACAGAGCAATTGATTTAGCTGAAAAAGAATATGATGGTTTAGTAATCGGAAATCAAGGTACAAATTTCTCTGTTGGGGCGAATTTAGCGATGATTTTAATGATGGCAATCGAGCAAGATTGGGATGATTTGAATATGGCAATTGCTTATTTCCAAAAATCGATGATGAGAGTTCGTTACTCTTCTATTCCTGTTGTTGTTGCTCCTCACGGAATGACTTTAGGTGGTGGTTGTGAAATGACCATGCATGCAGACCGAGTAGTTGCAGCAGCAGAAACTTATATTGGACTTGTTGAAACCGGAGTGGGTGTAATTCCTGGCGGTGGTGGAACGAAAGAATTTGCTTTGAGAACTTCAAGAGAATTCCACAGCGATGATGTGAAAAACAACCGTCTTCGTGAAGCTTTCATGAATATTGCCATGGGAAAAGTCGCAACTTCAGCTTACGAAGCTTACGATATGGGAATTTTAGAAAAAGGAAAAGATATCGTAGTCGTTGACAAAAAACGTCAGATTGCCGAAGCTAAAAAAGTTGCAAAATTATTGGCTGAACAAGGTTATACTCAACCTATCGAGCAAACTGTAAAAGTTCTTGGTAAAGACGCTCTTGGAATGTTCTACGTAGGAACCGACCAAATGTTAACAGGAAACTTCATTTCTGAACACGACAAAAAAATTGCAGATAAATTAGCCAACGTTTTGGTAGGCGGAAATCTTTCTGAACCAACTGTAGTGACCGAACAATACTTATTGAATCTTGAAAGAGAAACCTTCCTACAACTTTGTGGTGAAAGAAAAACTTTGGAGAGAATTCAGTTTATGTTACAGAAAGGAAAGCCGCTAAGGAATTAG
- a CDS encoding four helix bundle protein, producing the protein MHNIKKLKIWSESINLCVDVYKALANMPNDEKYGLSSQIKRAAVSISSNIAEGAGREREKEFYYFLNIAYGSSYELQTQLIICEKLSFISEEVNQPLLNKLDEVQKMIYVFKENINKRII; encoded by the coding sequence ATGCATAATATTAAAAAATTGAAAATCTGGAGCGAATCAATTAATTTATGTGTTGATGTTTATAAAGCATTAGCAAATATGCCCAATGATGAAAAATACGGGCTTTCTTCACAAATTAAAAGAGCAGCCGTTTCAATTTCTTCCAATATAGCAGAAGGAGCTGGAAGAGAAAGAGAAAAAGAATTTTATTATTTTTTAAATATTGCATATGGTTCCTCATATGAGCTTCAAACACAATTAATAATTTGTGAAAAGCTGAGTTTTATTTCAGAAGAGGTAAACCAACCTTTATTAAATAAACTTGATGAAGTTCAGAAAATGATTTATGTTTTTAAAGAAAATATTAATAAAAGAATTATTTAA
- a CDS encoding thiolase family protein, translated as MKTAYIVKGFRTAVGKAPKGSLRFTRPDVMAATVIEKLMAELPQLDKNRIDDLIVGNAMPEAEQGLNVARLISLMGLQTDKVPGVTVNRYCASGSEAIAIASAKIQAGMADCIIAGGTESMSYIPMGGYKPVPETEIAKTNPDYYWGMGYTAEEVAKQYNITREEQDQFAFESHMKALKANAEGRFANQIVSIPVEYNFLDENQKMQTKKFDFSVDEGPRTDTSLAGLSKLRPVFANGGSVTAGNSSQMSDGAAFVMVMSEEMVKELGLEPEARLVAYAAAGLEPRIMGMGPIYAIPKALKQAGLELKDIDLIELNEAFASQSVAIKKELGLNPDILNVNGGAIALGHPLGCTGTKLTVQLLDEMRKRGNKYGMVSMCVGTGQGAASIFELL; from the coding sequence ATGAAAACAGCATATATAGTAAAAGGATTTAGAACAGCGGTAGGAAAAGCACCTAAAGGCTCCCTTCGTTTTACTCGTCCTGACGTAATGGCGGCCACCGTAATTGAAAAATTAATGGCTGAACTTCCGCAACTAGACAAAAACAGAATCGATGACCTTATCGTAGGAAACGCAATGCCAGAAGCCGAACAAGGCTTAAACGTGGCTCGATTAATCTCTTTAATGGGATTGCAAACTGACAAAGTTCCCGGAGTTACAGTAAATAGATATTGTGCATCTGGAAGTGAGGCGATTGCAATTGCTTCTGCAAAAATTCAGGCAGGAATGGCTGATTGTATTATTGCAGGAGGTACAGAATCAATGTCTTACATTCCGATGGGTGGTTATAAACCGGTTCCAGAAACGGAAATTGCAAAAACAAATCCTGATTATTATTGGGGAATGGGTTACACTGCGGAAGAAGTTGCAAAACAATATAATATCACAAGAGAAGAACAGGACCAGTTTGCTTTCGAATCTCATATGAAAGCTTTAAAAGCCAATGCAGAAGGAAGATTTGCCAACCAAATTGTATCAATTCCTGTTGAGTATAATTTCCTGGATGAAAACCAGAAAATGCAGACTAAAAAGTTTGATTTTTCAGTAGATGAAGGCCCAAGAACAGATACTTCTTTGGCTGGTTTATCTAAATTAAGACCTGTTTTCGCCAACGGAGGAAGCGTAACAGCCGGAAACTCTTCTCAAATGAGTGACGGAGCCGCTTTCGTAATGGTAATGAGCGAAGAAATGGTAAAAGAATTAGGATTGGAACCAGAAGCAAGATTAGTTGCTTATGCAGCTGCAGGTCTTGAGCCAAGAATCATGGGAATGGGACCAATTTACGCTATTCCAAAAGCTTTAAAACAGGCTGGTTTAGAATTAAAAGATATTGATTTAATTGAATTAAATGAAGCATTTGCATCACAATCTGTTGCCATCAAAAAAGAATTAGGATTAAATCCCGATATTTTAAATGTAAACGGTGGCGCGATTGCTCTTGGTCATCCTCTTGGATGTACCGGGACAAAATTAACCGTTCAACTTCTTGACGAAATGAGAAAACGCGGAAATAAATACGGAATGGTTTCTATGTGCGTAGGAACGGGGCAAGGAGCAGCTAGTATTTTTGAACTTCTATAA
- a CDS encoding four helix bundle protein produces the protein MQKENLIKEKTFNFALSIIELYKICKSQNEFILSKQLLRSGTSIGANVQEALAGFSEKDFLHKMSIASKEARETQYWIDLLSQSQLVKFDESKYKTDIQSIVNILTSIVKTLQVKLRTKL, from the coding sequence ATGCAAAAGGAAAATTTAATTAAAGAAAAGACATTCAATTTTGCTTTATCAATTATTGAGTTATATAAAATATGTAAATCTCAAAATGAATTTATTCTTTCAAAACAATTATTAAGAAGTGGAACTTCTATTGGCGCAAATGTTCAGGAAGCTTTAGCTGGATTTTCAGAAAAAGATTTTCTTCATAAAATGTCAATTGCTAGTAAAGAAGCAAGAGAAACACAATATTGGATTGATTTATTATCACAGTCTCAATTAGTAAAATTTGATGAATCAAAATATAAAACAGATATACAAAGTATTGTCAATATTTTAACATCAATTGTTAAAACACTTCAAGTAAAATTAAGAACGAAATTATAA